A single Bacteroidales bacterium DNA region contains:
- a CDS encoding carboxypeptidase-like regulatory domain-containing protein — protein sequence MKNELMLKMKLTTILLLISFMYVSAKGFSQDDNFNISMKNVKVQEVLEEIRQQSNYEFLYNNEELQYCDKVNINIKKGSIEDVLQQCFEKLKLSYQITDNVIIIKPDPNKKIIKPEQKPFILTQTVKGKIIDLDSQTPLPGATVILIDSNPLMGTASDSNGNFKLEKVPVGRQSFKISFLGYEDVYLNEILVSTGREVVLNVNMKEAVTGIEEVTVIANDDKSEAINSMATVSTTQITVESTSRTAAGINDLGRTVQSYAGVSASDDLGNELVIRGNSPRGMLWRMEGIEIPNPNHFSSGEGGSGGGISALSAQVLANSDFFTGAFPAEYGNALSGVFDLNLRKGNFEKREYAFQLGVMGIQAALEGPFKKGSEASYLLNYRYSNLKLLTDAGIKITQGDIVPEWQDLSLKIYIPTKKIGRFSVWSLGGNNSAGTTSVRDTSEWEYRRDAHEETEKQILGIAGITHNYLFKNRKTYLKTVAVYSYTNNNVLRDSLSYNLVTTITGEETFIYNTFSINSFVNHKFNAKNVLRAGMIYHNKSFDFKINYYSYITKKPEKLTDNNGNTNLYESYIQWKHRINENIDINSGFHYTYLALNNDYAIEPRLGIKWKLNNKHTVSFGAGLHNKAEPVSIYLAEKQSDDSTITHPNKNIKVTKATHAVLGYNWNFAKDFRLKAEIYYQYLYDVPVSLDDTTGTICALNFKSGYTNAKFDNEGTGRNYGIELTLEKFFSKDWYMLVTSSLFESKYTMPDGIERNTLYNSKYIYNVVAGKEFKIGKSKQNIIGTNIRAMWRGGYRTIPLNIEASRTLDRDVRFFDRAFETKASDYYRVDIGVSYRRNKPTWSWTLSLDIQNVTNRQNIWSEYYDYEINDIVQIYMVGFVPVINYIIEF from the coding sequence ATGAAAAACGAATTAATGTTAAAAATGAAATTAACAACAATTTTATTATTGATAAGCTTTATGTATGTTTCGGCAAAAGGATTTTCGCAAGACGATAATTTTAATATTTCAATGAAAAATGTAAAAGTGCAAGAAGTGTTGGAAGAAATTCGACAACAAAGTAATTATGAATTTTTGTATAATAACGAAGAATTACAATATTGTGATAAAGTAAACATTAATATTAAAAAAGGCTCAATTGAAGATGTTCTGCAACAATGTTTTGAAAAACTCAAACTTTCATATCAAATAACAGATAATGTTATAATAATAAAACCCGACCCAAATAAAAAAATAATAAAACCTGAACAAAAACCTTTTATATTAACTCAAACTGTTAAAGGCAAAATTATTGACCTTGATTCTCAAACACCTTTACCCGGAGCAACCGTAATATTAATCGATTCTAATCCGCTTATGGGTACTGCAAGCGACAGTAACGGAAATTTTAAATTAGAAAAAGTTCCGGTAGGAAGACAGAGTTTTAAAATTTCTTTTCTTGGTTATGAAGATGTTTATTTGAATGAAATACTTGTAAGTACAGGCCGTGAAGTTGTATTAAACGTGAATATGAAAGAAGCTGTTACGGGTATTGAAGAAGTAACAGTTATTGCAAATGACGACAAAAGTGAAGCAATAAATTCAATGGCAACTGTAAGTACAACACAAATTACAGTAGAATCAACATCACGAACAGCAGCAGGAATAAATGACCTCGGAAGAACAGTACAATCATATGCAGGAGTTTCGGCATCTGATGATTTAGGTAACGAATTAGTTATCAGAGGAAACTCTCCTCGCGGTATGCTTTGGCGAATGGAAGGCATCGAAATACCGAACCCAAACCATTTCAGTAGCGGCGAAGGCGGTTCCGGAGGAGGAATAAGTGCTTTAAGTGCACAAGTTTTGGCAAATTCTGACTTTTTTACCGGTGCTTTTCCTGCCGAATACGGCAATGCTTTATCAGGAGTATTTGATTTAAATCTTCGTAAAGGAAATTTTGAAAAAAGAGAATATGCTTTTCAACTTGGTGTAATGGGTATTCAGGCGGCATTAGAAGGCCCGTTTAAAAAAGGCTCTGAAGCATCATATTTGTTAAATTACAGGTATTCAAATTTAAAACTGTTAACCGATGCAGGAATCAAAATAACCCAAGGAGATATTGTTCCCGAATGGCAAGATTTATCGCTGAAAATTTATATTCCGACAAAAAAAATCGGACGTTTTTCTGTTTGGAGTCTCGGAGGAAATAACTCTGCAGGTACTACATCAGTTAGAGATACTTCTGAATGGGAATACAGACGCGATGCACATGAAGAGACAGAAAAACAGATTCTTGGAATTGCCGGAATTACACACAATTATCTGTTTAAGAACAGGAAAACATATTTAAAAACTGTAGCAGTATATTCCTATACAAACAATAATGTATTAAGAGATTCTTTAAGTTATAATTTGGTAACTACAATAACCGGAGAAGAAACTTTTATCTACAATACATTCAGCATAAATTCATTTGTAAATCATAAATTCAATGCAAAAAATGTTCTGCGAGCAGGTATGATATATCATAATAAAAGTTTTGATTTCAAAATCAATTATTATAGTTATATTACAAAAAAACCGGAAAAACTTACTGATAATAACGGAAATACAAATTTGTATGAATCATATATTCAGTGGAAACATCGAATAAATGAAAATATTGACATAAATTCAGGATTTCACTATACATATCTTGCATTAAACAATGACTATGCGATTGAACCCCGATTAGGAATTAAGTGGAAATTAAACAACAAACATACTGTCAGTTTCGGAGCAGGTTTACATAATAAAGCTGAACCGGTATCAATTTATCTTGCAGAGAAGCAATCAGATGACAGTACAATAACACATCCTAATAAAAATATAAAAGTTACAAAAGCTACACATGCAGTATTGGGATATAATTGGAATTTTGCAAAAGATTTCAGGCTTAAAGCCGAAATTTATTATCAATATTTATATGATGTTCCGGTAAGTCTTGATGATACAACCGGAACAATATGTGCATTAAATTTCAAAAGCGGTTATACAAACGCAAAATTTGACAATGAAGGAACCGGACGAAATTACGGAATAGAGCTTACTTTGGAAAAATTCTTTTCAAAAGATTGGTATATGCTTGTAACAAGCTCATTGTTTGAATCAAAATACACAATGCCTGACGGAATAGAACGTAATACCTTATATAACAGTAAGTATATTTACAATGTCGTTGCAGGTAAAGAATTTAAAATCGGCAAAAGCAAGCAAAATATTATTGGTACAAACATACGAGCCATGTGGCGAGGCGGATACAGAACTATTCCTCTTAATATTGAAGCTTCAAGAACTTTAGACAGAGATGTTCGTTTTTTTGACAGAGCCTTTGAAACAAAAGCTTCCGATTATTACAGAGTTGATATAGGCGTAAGTTATCGCAGAAATAAACCAACTTGGTCATGGACATTATCATTGGATATACAAAATGTTACAAACCGACAGAATATTTGGAGTGAATATTATGATTATGAAATTAATGATATCGTACAAATTTATATGGTCGGTTTTGTTCCTGTCATTAATTACATAATTGAATTCTGA
- a CDS encoding DUF4974 domain-containing protein, with the protein MEKTKYYITISELIEQELTGELSEEQKKELENWINSGSDNKLLYEKIKNKEDILKKIEQTEKIDKKSAWKKINSVIFEDKKTIKFPVSRILKYAAIIIIPLLIGIFIKFTFFNNNTEFTTENIEHFDIEAGTRKAVLILSDGTEHKLENNENNKIKTKTGVQINNENNILEYLRNDKEDKDIVLIYNTLKIPKGGEYSIILADGSKVWLNADTELKYPVRFNDSIRRVFLEGEAYFEVAHNSDKPFIVTTNKLDVTVLGTSFNVMAYNNENQIQTTLVTGKVKITGFAENETETVLKPGFQASLDVNTQKMVSKKVDTDIYTSWKTGKFIFKNEELSSIMRKLSRWYDVETIFKNEELKNYHFSGTLKKYDNISDILNMIELTTNVSFKISERSVIISKKE; encoded by the coding sequence ATGGAAAAAACTAAATATTATATAACAATTTCGGAGCTTATAGAACAAGAACTGACAGGTGAGCTTAGCGAGGAACAAAAAAAGGAATTGGAAAATTGGATTAATTCCGGTTCTGATAACAAGTTATTATACGAAAAAATCAAAAACAAAGAAGATATTTTAAAGAAAATTGAACAAACCGAAAAAATTGATAAAAAAAGTGCATGGAAAAAGATTAATTCAGTAATTTTTGAAGATAAAAAAACTATAAAATTTCCGGTGTCTCGTATTTTAAAATATGCCGCAATAATAATTATTCCGCTGTTAATCGGTATATTTATTAAATTCACCTTCTTTAACAATAATACAGAATTTACGACAGAAAATATTGAGCATTTTGACATTGAAGCCGGAACCCGGAAAGCTGTTTTAATACTGTCTGACGGCACTGAACATAAGCTTGAAAACAATGAAAATAATAAAATAAAAACAAAAACAGGTGTTCAGATAAATAATGAAAATAATATTCTCGAATACCTCCGGAATGATAAAGAAGATAAAGATATTGTTTTAATTTATAATACTTTAAAAATTCCAAAGGGTGGTGAATACAGTATAATATTAGCCGACGGTTCCAAAGTTTGGTTAAATGCCGATACCGAATTAAAATATCCTGTCCGGTTTAACGATTCAATACGCAGGGTTTTTCTTGAAGGCGAAGCATATTTTGAAGTAGCACACAATTCTGATAAACCTTTTATTGTTACAACAAATAAATTAGATGTTACTGTTCTCGGAACTTCATTTAATGTAATGGCTTATAATAATGAAAACCAAATACAAACAACGCTTGTTACCGGGAAAGTAAAAATTACCGGCTTCGCTGAAAATGAAACAGAAACTGTTCTGAAACCGGGTTTTCAGGCATCTCTTGATGTAAACACACAAAAAATGGTAAGTAAGAAAGTTGATACTGATATTTATACATCATGGAAAACAGGAAAGTTTATTTTTAAAAATGAAGAACTCAGCTCAATAATGCGGAAATTATCTCGATGGTATGATGTTGAAACAATTTTTAAAAATGAAGAATTGAAGAATTATCATTTTTCAGGCACATTAAAAAAATATGATAATATTTCAGATATTTTAAACATGATTGAGTTAACAACAAATGTATCTTTTAAAATATCAGAACGTTCTGTCATTATTTCTAAAAAAGAATAA
- a CDS encoding RNA polymerase sigma-70 factor, which translates to MSKISEKIINEFRKGNKTAFKQIFDMFYSSLCLFTNKYINDFKEAEDIAQEVFIIIWEKRKNFTNINSLKAFLYKTAKNKSLNLIKHSKIKARYTEAQIKELETERYFADHLIEEETHRIIIQRINELPPQSRKIILHSLKGLKNNEIAEKMGISINTVKTQKKIAYKKLKFQLKDLLFLYIIFHLF; encoded by the coding sequence ATGTCAAAAATTTCCGAAAAGATAATAAATGAATTCAGAAAAGGAAATAAAACTGCATTCAAACAAATCTTTGATATGTTTTACAGCAGTCTGTGCCTTTTTACAAATAAATATATCAATGACTTTAAAGAAGCAGAAGATATTGCACAGGAGGTTTTTATTATAATTTGGGAAAAACGAAAAAACTTTACAAATATAAATTCCTTGAAAGCATTCTTATACAAAACTGCCAAAAATAAATCATTAAATTTAATAAAACATTCAAAAATTAAAGCCCGATATACTGAAGCTCAAATAAAAGAGCTTGAAACAGAGCGTTATTTTGCAGATCACTTAATTGAAGAAGAAACACATCGCATTATTATTCAAAGAATAAATGAATTGCCGCCGCAAAGCAGAAAAATTATTCTGCATAGTTTAAAAGGCCTGAAAAATAATGAAATAGCTGAAAAAATGGGAATCTCAATAAATACAGTAAAAACACAAAAGAAAATTGCATACAAAAAGCTGAAATTTCAATTAAAAGATTTGCTTTTCTTATACATTATTTTTCACTTGTTTTAA
- a CDS encoding energy transducer TonB has product MKKTILLLFILILGLSNSFAQGNKAFFNRALKEKERLKYKENNIRGYVDYTYNYNEGQKDDSVRHYKIVKIDTSGNVIMIADFDQNRKFETLKKFIFNDKNEVVISFYIEEGRLKYKTNHYYDLNHELIESIITTEFGSVHKKTYYYYSRNRITHFKTVGPSGNIISEGKPKYNENKLPRECKTYKGSSLITEYQFKYNNNLIIEESYSEPDVELQTNFQYFYNNDMIDSSFLKLNSVESFNKRKYFTFGQKKRNIEKWLVIPDFNKYYKVDNNYTQKFVYETPPQFPGGMQALIKYIDENLKYPKKAMKTGIEGLVIVSFVIDATGTTGNIRVNKGIDYEMDNAAINLVKKMPKWKPALNSNGKETMSSFELPVNFVIE; this is encoded by the coding sequence ATGAAAAAAACAATTTTATTACTGTTTATTTTAATCCTCGGATTAAGCAACAGTTTTGCTCAAGGAAATAAAGCATTCTTTAATCGTGCATTGAAAGAAAAAGAACGATTGAAATACAAGGAAAACAATATCAGAGGCTATGTTGATTATACGTACAATTACAATGAGGGTCAAAAAGATGATTCTGTTCGACATTATAAAATCGTTAAAATTGATACTTCGGGAAATGTAATAATGATTGCTGATTTTGATCAAAACAGAAAGTTTGAAACATTAAAGAAATTTATTTTTAATGATAAAAATGAAGTCGTTATTTCATTTTATATTGAAGAGGGACGATTAAAATATAAAACAAATCATTATTACGATCTTAATCATGAGTTGATAGAAAGTATAATAACAACTGAATTCGGGTCTGTGCATAAAAAGACTTATTACTATTATTCGAGAAACCGGATTACTCATTTCAAAACTGTAGGGCCTTCAGGAAATATAATATCCGAAGGAAAACCAAAGTATAATGAGAATAAATTACCGAGAGAATGCAAAACTTATAAGGGAAGTTCTTTAATTACTGAATATCAATTTAAATATAATAATAACTTAATAATTGAAGAGAGTTATTCAGAACCGGATGTTGAACTTCAAACGAATTTTCAATATTTTTATAATAATGATATGATTGATTCTTCTTTTTTGAAACTTAACAGTGTTGAATCATTTAATAAACGTAAATATTTCACTTTCGGCCAAAAGAAACGTAATATTGAAAAATGGTTAGTGATACCCGATTTCAACAAGTATTATAAAGTTGATAATAATTATACGCAAAAGTTTGTGTATGAAACACCGCCTCAATTTCCCGGCGGGATGCAAGCGTTAATTAAATATATTGATGAAAATTTGAAATATCCGAAAAAGGCAATGAAAACCGGAATTGAAGGTTTGGTGATTGTCAGTTTTGTGATTGATGCAACAGGTACAACCGGTAATATAAGAGTGAATAAAGGCATTGATTACGAAATGGATAATGCAGCCATCAATCTTGTTAAGAAAATGCCGAAATGGAAACCGGCATTAAACTCAAACGGAAAAGAAACCATGTCTTCTTTTGAATTGCCTGTTAATTTTGTGATTGAATAA
- a CDS encoding serpin family protein, translating into MKIDKIIFIGLFLFFITSSCEKKNVESVQELNPKKITLTEKGKQIISADNKFGFDLLKNITQKEETGNNIMISPTSVALALAMTYNGAAGTTKIAMEETLNKQGLSIDDINESYKYLIQALKTVDEKVTMSIANSIWYRDDFEVEQDFISTNQYYYDAEVTALNFADSDAKNIINNWVAEKTNNKISEIVNYISPETVMFLINAVYFKGIWHYEFNESETEELPFTLADGTVKQVETMSMKADLNYYNNNLFKAVELPYGQGNYTMVLFVPNNENTVNDIISELSPENWSNWISGFSQTNSVNVFLPKFTFEFERTLNDILTAMGMTIAFLPGEADFSKINPNYQLYISKVKHKTFIEVNEEGTEAAAVTSVEISYTCDDGDNSITVNFNRPFLFAIREVTTDAVVFLGKVENPE; encoded by the coding sequence ATGAAAATTGACAAAATTATTTTTATCGGACTTTTCCTCTTTTTTATTACTTCATCATGTGAAAAAAAAAATGTAGAAAGCGTACAAGAACTGAATCCTAAAAAAATTACACTTACAGAAAAAGGGAAACAAATTATTTCGGCGGATAATAAATTTGGCTTCGATTTGCTGAAAAATATCACACAAAAGGAAGAAACCGGGAATAATATTATGATTTCGCCGACAAGTGTTGCACTCGCATTAGCTATGACATACAACGGAGCCGCCGGGACTACAAAAATCGCTATGGAAGAAACTTTGAATAAACAAGGACTTTCGATTGACGATATTAATGAATCGTATAAATATTTGATTCAAGCATTGAAGACTGTTGACGAAAAAGTTACAATGTCAATTGCAAATTCGATTTGGTACAGAGACGATTTTGAAGTTGAGCAAGATTTTATATCAACAAATCAATATTATTACGATGCTGAAGTTACTGCATTAAATTTCGCTGATTCCGATGCTAAAAATATTATAAACAATTGGGTTGCCGAAAAAACAAATAATAAAATCTCGGAAATTGTTAATTATATTTCTCCGGAAACAGTTATGTTTCTTATTAATGCTGTTTATTTTAAGGGAATATGGCATTACGAATTTAATGAATCGGAAACAGAAGAGTTGCCTTTTACACTTGCCGACGGAACTGTGAAACAAGTTGAAACAATGTCGATGAAAGCTGATTTAAATTATTATAATAATAATCTGTTTAAAGCTGTCGAACTGCCTTACGGACAAGGCAATTATACAATGGTGCTTTTTGTACCGAACAATGAAAATACCGTTAACGATATTATTTCGGAACTTTCACCGGAGAATTGGAGCAACTGGATATCCGGTTTCAGCCAAACAAATTCAGTAAACGTATTTTTACCGAAATTTACATTTGAATTTGAAAGAACCTTAAATGATATTCTCACTGCAATGGGAATGACAATTGCTTTTTTGCCCGGTGAAGCAGATTTTTCAAAAATAAATCCGAATTATCAATTATATATTTCAAAAGTTAAACATAAGACTTTTATTGAAGTAAATGAAGAAGGAACAGAAGCAGCGGCAGTTACTTCTGTTGAAATAAGTTATACTTGCGATGACGGTGATAACAGTATAACAGTAAATTTTAATCGTCCGTTTTTGTTTGCAATAAGAGAAGTTACTACTGATGCTGTTGTCTTTTTAGGGAAAGTAGAAAATCCTGAATAA
- a CDS encoding PLDc N-terminal domain-containing protein, with the protein MVRLLPIIFQILVVVLVFQDAKTRNMNPWIWGALVFFFPLIALIIYFIMRKPKIEIF; encoded by the coding sequence ATGGTAAGACTACTTCCGATTATATTTCAAATTTTAGTTGTTGTTTTGGTTTTTCAGGATGCAAAAACCCGCAATATGAACCCGTGGATATGGGGCGCATTGGTTTTCTTTTTTCCTTTAATTGCATTGATTATTTATTTTATTATGAGAAAACCGAAAATAGAAATTTTTTAG
- a CDS encoding tetratricopeptide repeat protein, with protein MNNIASNYYFKDMILLKTKKKFVCIFIFLLIPAVVFSQNNTGKDIRLAYEYYRTKDYDKAEILFKKIFDKTQAKIYFSYYANCLIEQSKFELAEKEIKKQIRKHKKDPSYLIDLGYLYKRQDNLKKANDQFEKALSKVDNNPSVVRSLASFFIRRQEYDYAEKTYLKGRNRTSEDFRSELANLYAIQRQFEKMINEYLDWLNESNRNLSIVQNRMQYFIKKDINDEFADVLRKELLKRIQRSGSSIVYNRMLIWYYLQRKEFSKALFQEIAIDKRIHSSGKKILNLAETAKSNNDYETAVEAYNYIIAKGRNKAYYIDSKVGKLNIRFLQVKNGTIKTEEEILQLEEEYLSTLNNLGIGFNTIQSVLDLAHLQTFYLNKPEDAEKMLIYAMNLRGLDKKLATKCKIELADVLVYQNNLDYAALIYGQAEKDNKDNMLGDIAKLKKAKLAYYANNFKWAKAQFDALKASTSKPVANDALFYSILIDDNTEGDSLQTAMKTYARAELLVFRNKKDNAIQVLDSLISNNVGHQLIDEAYLLKAEIFEEQKNYEEAIKYYKKIITEFSWDILSDVAIFKLAVLYEEKTGNIEEAAEYYKKLMLEHPDSIYVTEARKRFRKIREENI; from the coding sequence TTGAATAATATTGCTTCGAATTATTACTTCAAAGATATGATTTTGTTAAAAACGAAAAAGAAATTTGTTTGTATTTTTATTTTTTTATTGATTCCGGCAGTTGTATTTTCTCAAAATAATACAGGTAAAGATATTCGTTTGGCTTATGAATATTATCGGACTAAGGATTATGATAAAGCAGAAATACTTTTTAAAAAAATATTTGATAAGACTCAAGCAAAGATATATTTTTCATATTATGCTAATTGCTTGATTGAACAAAGTAAGTTTGAGCTTGCAGAAAAAGAAATAAAAAAGCAAATAAGGAAACATAAAAAGGATCCTTCTTATTTAATTGATCTCGGATATTTATACAAGAGACAAGATAATCTTAAAAAAGCAAATGATCAATTTGAAAAGGCATTAAGCAAAGTTGATAATAATCCTTCTGTTGTAAGGTCTCTGGCATCTTTTTTTATCAGACGGCAAGAATATGATTATGCAGAAAAAACTTATTTAAAAGGAAGAAACAGAACATCTGAAGATTTCAGAAGTGAATTGGCAAATTTGTATGCCATTCAAAGACAGTTTGAAAAAATGATCAATGAATATTTAGATTGGTTAAATGAATCGAATCGAAATTTGAGCATTGTTCAGAACAGAATGCAATATTTCATAAAAAAAGATATTAATGATGAGTTTGCAGATGTTCTCAGGAAAGAATTATTGAAACGAATACAACGTTCCGGTTCTTCAATTGTTTATAACCGAATGTTGATTTGGTATTATTTGCAAAGAAAAGAATTTTCAAAAGCTCTTTTCCAAGAAATTGCAATTGATAAACGAATTCATTCATCCGGAAAAAAAATACTTAATTTGGCTGAAACCGCAAAATCTAATAATGATTATGAAACTGCTGTGGAAGCATATAACTACATTATTGCAAAAGGCAGAAATAAAGCATATTATATCGACAGTAAAGTCGGAAAATTAAATATCCGTTTTTTACAAGTTAAGAACGGAACAATTAAAACAGAGGAAGAAATTCTTCAATTGGAAGAAGAATATTTATCAACTTTGAATAATCTCGGAATAGGATTTAATACCATTCAAAGTGTATTAGATCTTGCTCATTTGCAAACTTTTTATTTAAATAAACCTGAGGATGCCGAAAAAATGCTTATATATGCAATGAATTTACGAGGTTTAGATAAAAAATTGGCAACAAAATGCAAAATTGAACTTGCAGATGTTTTAGTATATCAAAACAATCTTGACTATGCAGCATTAATATACGGTCAGGCCGAAAAGGATAATAAGGATAATATGTTGGGTGATATTGCAAAATTAAAAAAAGCTAAACTGGCTTATTATGCAAATAATTTTAAATGGGCAAAAGCACAATTCGATGCACTGAAAGCAAGTACTTCAAAACCGGTAGCAAATGACGCTCTTTTCTATTCAATTTTGATTGACGATAATACAGAAGGAGACTCATTGCAAACAGCAATGAAAACTTATGCAAGAGCAGAACTTTTGGTTTTCAGAAATAAAAAAGATAATGCAATTCAAGTTCTGGATTCTTTAATAAGTAATAATGTCGGACATCAACTGATTGATGAAGCATATTTACTTAAAGCTGAAATATTTGAAGAGCAAAAGAATTATGAAGAAGCAATAAAATATTATAAAAAAATAATTACAGAATTTTCTTGGGATATATTGTCGGATGTTGCAATATTCAAATTGGCGGTTTTATATGAAGAAAAAACAGGAAACATTGAAGAAGCCGCAGAATACTATAAAAAGTTAATGCTTGAACATCCCGACAGTATTTATGTAACCGAAGCAAGAAAACGATTCAGAAAAATAAGAGAAGAAAATATATGA
- a CDS encoding helix-turn-helix transcriptional regulator has translation MTQTEFADLFDLKRTAVGSYEEGRAEAKIDTIIKIADYFKLSLDQLLRKELTINDIFHFRDDLLNK, from the coding sequence ATGACCCAAACTGAATTTGCTGATCTTTTTGACCTCAAAAGAACTGCCGTGGGTTCATATGAAGAAGGCAGAGCCGAAGCAAAAATTGATACAATTATAAAAATTGCCGATTATTTTAAATTATCATTGGATCAATTATTAAGAAAAGAACTAACCATTAATGATATCTTTCATTTTAGGGATGATCTGCTGAATAAATAA
- a CDS encoding OmpA family protein, with protein MKASSGLFLFFLILWMGGSTYWYICKIKKHCSEISTEISENSASDNAVVNQDFSEENNVSEKTKEKIIEDIKEKIINGYIVYNFPMNSIENNNIEASFNEFADNLKIYLEKNSSDKIEIIGHTDDVGNESANIKLGMKRALFIKRKLKEKGIKEDQMVLSSKGKKEPVSSNKTEEGRTKNRRVVIKLIKN; from the coding sequence ATGAAAGCATCTTCCGGATTATTTCTTTTTTTCCTCATTCTTTGGATGGGAGGTTCAACTTATTGGTATATATGTAAAATAAAAAAACATTGTTCTGAAATTTCAACCGAAATTTCAGAAAATTCAGCTTCAGATAATGCTGTTGTAAATCAAGATTTTTCTGAAGAAAATAATGTAAGTGAAAAAACAAAAGAAAAAATTATTGAAGATATTAAAGAAAAAATAATAAACGGGTACATTGTTTATAATTTTCCGATGAATTCAATTGAGAACAATAATATTGAAGCATCATTTAATGAATTTGCCGATAATTTGAAAATATATTTAGAAAAAAACAGTTCAGATAAAATTGAAATCATAGGACATACTGATGATGTAGGAAATGAATCTGCAAATATTAAATTAGGAATGAAAAGAGCATTATTTATCAAAAGAAAATTGAAAGAAAAAGGTATTAAGGAAGATCAAATGGTGTTAAGCTCTAAAGGAAAAAAAGAACCGGTTTCTTCAAATAAAACAGAAGAAGGGCGGACAAAAAATCGCAGAGTAGTTATAAAATTAATTAAAAACTAA
- a CDS encoding NAD(P)H-dependent oxidoreductase, with amino-acid sequence MKNILIINAHPDKQSFCSSLAISYKEGADKAGGNCKLINLIDLKFSPVLKYGYQKHTELEPDLLKAQSDIASANHLVFVFPVWWGIYPSLLKGFIDRVFLPGFAFKYKENSLLWDKKLTGKTARLIFTMNTPKWYYRFIYKRPAYYSLKKSVLEFCGISPVKITSFSPIKTSDALKREKWLGEVKKLGEKQQ; translated from the coding sequence ATGAAAAATATTTTAATAATTAATGCACATCCTGACAAACAAAGTTTTTGCAGTAGTCTGGCAATCAGTTATAAAGAGGGTGCAGATAAAGCAGGTGGAAATTGCAAGTTAATTAATCTTATTGATTTAAAATTTTCACCTGTATTGAAATACGGTTATCAAAAACATACAGAATTAGAGCCGGATTTGTTAAAAGCACAAAGTGATATTGCATCAGCAAATCATCTTGTTTTTGTATTTCCTGTGTGGTGGGGAATATACCCGTCTTTGCTTAAAGGTTTTATTGACCGTGTTTTTCTTCCCGGTTTTGCCTTTAAATACAAAGAAAATTCGTTGCTGTGGGACAAGAAACTTACAGGGAAAACGGCAAGGTTAATATTTACCATGAATACTCCCAAATGGTATTATCGTTTTATTTATAAAAGGCCTGCTTATTATTCCTTGAAAAAAAGTGTATTAGAGTTTTGCGGTATCAGTCCTGTAAAGATTACATCTTTTTCACCAATAAAGACTTCTGATGCATTGAAAAGAGAAAAGTGGCTTGGAGAAGTAAAGAAACTCGGAGAGAAACAGCAATAA